CCCAGTGTCCTCACCCCTGTGCCAGTGTGGCTCCTGGGGTCTTTGACTCCCAAGGGCAGGGTACTCTGGGCCTGGCCTCTCTTCTCCCAGTAGTGGAATGTAAATTATGGCCCAGGCTTGAGGTATGGGAGTCCCAGCCTCCCCAAGACTAGTGAAAGTCTGCAGCAGGGATCCCTCAGGGAAGGAGGGTTCCAAGGGGGAGTACCTACCAACCCCATCCTCAGCAGAACATGCTGAACCCGGATATGGGATGAGATAGGGTCTCCTTCTATGAAGGAGACTGAAAAAGAGGACAAGAGTATTTGAGACTTTGGGCCCAAGTATTGGAAAGAGGGCTGGGAGATCAGCAGGCTGCGAGAGATGAGCCCTCTGGATGCAGAGTGCGGTCTCCTAGCTTGGAGATATCATCTTCAGGCCTCGGTTTGGGGGGCTCTGTGTGCCCCTACAGCCTGAGTGACCTCAGGAGGTGGCTGCTAGGCCTCAGTGTACACAGCtgcaggaggaggctggagggtTTCAGTGGGATCTGAGGCAACAGCCCCACCCTGTTCCTAGCTCAGGAAGCCCCTGCAGCTCCAGAGCCCAGCAGGGGGGTGGTCCAAGGGCCCTTGGTCCTGGCTCTTCAACAAAAACCTTCCAACAGAGAGGATATGGGTGGAGCCAAGTGCCATAGTATTTACAGAGTCTTTCTCCCCTTACTTAGGCCCTGGctgggagcaggggctggagagtgagGGCACAGGTGCTAGGATGAATACACAGAACAAGGTCAGAGGGGGTCATCCTAATGGTTTCCTCCATGTTGGGTGGTCCCAGAGACCCAGTCAATGATGATAAAACTCAAACTCATGGTCATCAGCAAGAAGCCAACCGCAGCAAAACAAAGGGCCTGTTGAGGGTCAGAAGTGAGAGTCAAGCCTGAAACGAGGACAGATCCCTTAGCTCTGCCCCTGCCCACCAGCTTCCGGGGGCCCCTCCTACCAGAATTTTAGGGGTGGATCTTGCAGGCTCCTTCTCAGTGGGCATGATCCGGAAGTAGAAGATGGCAGGGAAGATGAAGATGAGGCACGGAGCAGAGGTGGCGCCTGCAAAGAGCAGAGCATTGCAACAGCCTATCGACCAAAGTCTGAAGCTGGACTCCCAGTGAGATCAAGCATTCTTTGTTTGGCGCGTTGCACTCTATGtgagagatctgcctgattcCAGGGCGCCTACCAGCCTTTCCCCCTTGCTCTCTAGCCACCAGGCTGCAAGGCTGATGGTGTTGGCGTGTAAGGAAAATATCAGTAAATAAAGCCAGtcatgaagaaaagaaactggacaGAATAAAGCCTTTAGAATGCTAGGTtccagctgggtgcagtggcgcagacctgtactcccagcactcgagaggcagaggcaggtggatctctgtgagttcgaagccagcctggtctacaaagtgagttcaggacggccaaggctacacagagaaaccctgtctcaaaaaacaaaaaaacaaaaagaaaagaaccccctcccccaaaaaagggAATTTCATCCGTCTAtggcacaggtttttttttaatcccagcactcaggaggcagaggcaggaggatagctgtgagttcgaggtcagcttggactacagcgtgagttccaggacagcaagagctatgcagagaaaccctgtctcgaaaaaccaaacccaaaatcaaaaccaaccaaacgagCAGCCGAACAAAATAACCGGGTTCCTGACATAGTTTGTTATAATTTGGATCTTGAATGCTGCTAAAGGCCCAAGTGTTGAGGGGAGGGGTGTCTGAGGTTGCTGCTGTTTGGAAGGGGGCAGGatctttaggaggtggagcctgtgggaggtctTTAGGCATGGGGGTGTGCCCCTAAGGGGATTATAACGCattatttcccctttcccttttagTCCTTGGCCACACACTTCTCTCATGGTGGGCTGTCTCACTGCAGCCCTTACACCAACTGGTACCAGTAAGTCATGGCTGGAACCTGTTAAAGTGTGAGCCAAAAagagcctgtttgtttgtttggggacaaGGTCGCACGTatcccaggatagcctcaaaggatatagccaagaatgaccttggacTCAAGTTTGTCTTCCCTCCACCTTCCCACTGCTGGGAATATGGGCATATGCCACAACAGCTTGTTTACAGGTGCTGGTGTCCAACTTGGGCGTCACGCATGCGCAGCCAGGCAAACACTGTACTAGCTGAGCTATGTCCCTGGCCCCTGAACCTCTGTGcactctcttcttttattttaatttttacatttattgttttgtgtgtgtgtgtgtgtgtgtgtctgcctgtgtatcactgtgcacatgtggaggtccaAGGACAATCTGTAGGAGTCAGCTCtgttcttccaccatgtgagggTCAACTCAATTGGTCAGGCTTGATGACAGGCACCCTATTCACCGAGTCATCACACCAGccctctgttctctctttatAAGTTTAATCACCTCAGCTATCCTCTTAAGTGACAAAGAGCTGACTAACATCAAGTTTCCCAAGATGCTTTTCCATCCCTTCAACAGCTTTTCCATCCCTTCAACAATGCATTTCTGTTTTTTGACTTCGGTTGGACTATGATTTTGAACATATGGAAGCAGTCCTTTCAAGATATTTACAattactgggtgtggtggcacatgcctttaatcccagcacttgggaggcagaggcagggtaattgctgtgagttcgaggccagccaggtctacaaagagaccaggacaggcaaggctacacagagaaaccctgtctcagaaaaaaaaaaaaaaactttacaattCACAACACCCAGATGAGTGAGGCAGACTGAGGGGTAGGGTCAAAGAGTTAGTCAGTCCCTTGACTTAGGTCACCCCAAAGATGTTTCAGAATTGTCTAATTTTCCAGCTCAAACCCTCACCTGGGATGGGACAGTAGACAGAGCATCAAGCTTGGAGTCTgatagtctttgtttgtttttgttttgctttgtttttcaagataggggttctccatgtggccttggctgtcctggactcactttgtagaccagattggcctggaactcacagtgatccacctgtctctgcctcccacatgctgggactaaaggtgtgtgccactgctcccagcttttttgtttgtttgtttgtttgtttttgagacaggatttctctgtgtagccctggatgtcctagacccactttatagactaggctggccttgaactcacagagattaccttcctctgactcccagatgctgggattaagtgtACCACCACCAGCCCACGAGTCTGATAGTCTTATTAGCAGAATCAGGACTCTCCACTCACCAACTGCAGCTCTTATGTTCCTTTAATCACTCTGGACTTCGGCCTCCCCATATGTAAAATGGAGTAAGACATTATGAGCCCTTCTGCTGTTGTTGTCAAGTGTCTTGTTATGCTGTCTATGCTGGTCTTGAACACCTGGGCTCAATGGATTCTCTTGTCTCATTCTTTCAAGCTTAGATTATAAGCACACACTGCCATGCTCAACCCAGTGGAGCTGTTTTGTGGAGACTTTGGCCCTCGGCTCCACACCATCAACTATTACAGAGGACGGGACTCAGGGGTTTTGAGCCTTAGAAATGGATTGTGATAGCCTTAAGGACAAGAGATCTGGTAGGAGGCCAACCCATGTACACGGGGGACACCTATCACTTAAGTGTAAGGGGGTGCACTCAGGAGTCTAAGAGGATCTGTAGGAGTGAAAGCCTCTGCGGCACTATCCCACTTGCACAGCAGGGCCAGACTCTCACCAATGATCCCGAAGATGCCCAAGATGTTGGGGGCGAAGATAACCAGCAGGTTGATGCAAGTAAGCAGGCCAGTGGCGATGAGCACGTGCCGCAACCAGCTGAACTCCTGGCTCTGAAACAACATCTGCTGGATGGCGCGCCGTACCTGGGCACGTGGGAAGAGCCGTCAGTCTGGTGGCCCACATTAGACCCTCCCTCCAGCCAGCCAGTCACCTGCCCGCTATCTTACCGGGAACAGAACAATTGGAACTGTAAGAGTGACGGCAATCAGCACGGCCACCCGCACACACAAGATCAGCACGTCAAATGGGTCCACCTTGCTGTAGGTATGCAGCAGCTCTGACTCCACTCCATCTGTGGCGGGCAGGGAGGGTGGTCAGCGGGCCAGGGGGTGGTGGACTCCTGACACTGTGGGGAGTGGTACTCAGACTCACCTCCCTAGCAGCAGGACACAGGCACCACACCCTCTAGTGAGTGCCTGTAAGTCACTGTGGCCATTGACCAGCCCTTTGcctcccagcctggcctctgaTCCCACCCATGGCGATCCAGCCATACCATAGAAGGTGAGGTAGCCGAAGAGAGCAGCCAGGAAGTACATGACATACATGACAGCAATGGACAGGTTGGAGATGTGTTGCATCTTCTTCTTGGAGGGGCTATAGACAGTAAGAGAGGGCGTGGTACTAAGCTGAGCCATACTGATACCCGGATATACCTGAAGGTCTCTCTGGCACCATACTCCTCTGTTCAGCAGTGAGGAAAGTCTCCATCTTGCTCCTAAGTCCCATTCTTTCAACCATGGAGATCTTTGGGCTGGTGACCCCCGTCTTATCACCTCTCCCGTCAGACACACATCCAAGACCATATCTATTCTCTCCAGGCCAACTCAAGGCAGCCGCCATCCCTGTCCCAGCCGTAGACACCTACTccttgagttctgtatatatggGCAGCACCTCGGGGTGGCAGACGAAGGCGAAGGCCATGATGGGAATAGTGTACGCTGTCTGGAGACACATAGGACTACGTCAAGGCAGCCCTGCCCACCAGACCCCGCCCCACTCCCCTGGCCTGGCTTGGCCTTTGGGAACCTGTGAGTTGAGAGTGAAATAGCTTGGGGTGCAGAAGGCTGCAGCAGCCTCGGCCTCGCCCTGTAgctgtgcctcctcctcctccgctaGCACCATGTGGCTGAAGTTCCCTGTGTCGTTGGCCAAGTGGTGTGCCAGTGGGCAGGGAACTTGGAACTTCTTGTAGATGACCTGGGGTGGTGGGGAAGGGTGAGAGTGTCAGAGTCAGGCTAAGCTGCCTGCAAAGTGACTCGGGAAGCCATATTCAAGCTGCCTTCTCACTTGGGCTTCCCACAAGACCCCGCCCCTTCCCTCGGACAGAGGACTCCCTCCCTCGGGGCTACTGCTCTTTCTTGACCAACATGGAGGGTGGCTCACTGCGATCAAGAAGAACACCATGCAGCTGAGAGAGAAACCACTGGAGTAGCCCAGGTAGCCTGCAAAGGAGGGGACAGTGAGGCTCGGGCCTCTCCTGTGCCCCTTAGCATCCCCTCTACAGCCTGACCCTGTTGACTCACCAAGCTGCCTCATTAGTGCTAGGGGCAGAATGACGGTGACAGATACGAGAATCACCAGGTAGTTACCGTCCATATACCACGCCCTGCAGGAATAAGAGTggagaaagagggctggagagatggctcagtgggtaagagcactgcctgctcttccaaaggtcctgagttcaattcccagcaaccacatggtggctcacaaccatctataattgtaac
This genomic stretch from Acomys russatus chromosome 32, mAcoRus1.1, whole genome shotgun sequence harbors:
- the Slc38a3 gene encoding sodium-coupled neutral amino acid transporter 3, encoding MEVPRQTEMVELVPNGKHLEGLLPVSMSTADTQRAEDTQHCAESKGFLQKSTSKEPHFTDFEGKTSFGMSVFNLSNAIMGSGILGLAYAMANTGVILFLFLLTAVALLSSYSIHLLLKSSGIVGIRAYEQLGYRAFGTPGKLAAALAITLQNIGAMSSYLYIIKSELPLVIQTFLNLETPTSAWYMDGNYLVILVSVTVILPLALMRQLGYLGYSSGFSLSCMVFFLIAVIYKKFQVPCPLAHHLANDTGNFSHMVLAEEEEAQLQGEAEAAAAFCTPSYFTLNSQTAYTIPIMAFAFVCHPEVLPIYTELKDPSKKKMQHISNLSIAVMYVMYFLAALFGYLTFYDGVESELLHTYSKVDPFDVLILCVRVAVLIAVTLTVPIVLFPVRRAIQQMLFQSQEFSWLRHVLIATGLLTCINLLVIFAPNILGIFGIIGATSAPCLIFIFPAIFYFRIMPTEKEPARSTPKILALCFAAVGFLLMTMSLSFIIIDWVSGTTQHGGNH